The Tenacibaculum jejuense genome includes a window with the following:
- a CDS encoding S8 family peptidase, translating into MRVYKPILSSIVLVSLASCSSTANIKKIVVPAGINNEVSITAKKAALTNTEKQNWQHLDLATDSIPGMSVNKAYEFLKGKKGVEVIVGVVDSGTDLNHEDLKDVAWTNKDEIAGNGKDDDNNGYVDDIHGWNFLGDSYTEHLEYERILMKPSVADPETLAEVKAYQAEKVKDAKELKFNYQNYLSGILFADKALKDHFKKDEYTFEEVEAIKNPSDELKQAIGVAIGFVKANKMTMSGIQKELKKEIKKAEKTINGDNLKNDYRTVVGDDPYDINDKPGYGNGNTGHSEEGESHGSHVSGIIAAARNNGKGMNGVATNVKIMAVRSVSDGDEYDKDVALGIRYAVDNGAKVINTSFGKAFSPNKEWVYDAIKYAADKDVLIVNAAGNDGKNIDVEKTFPNDSQDLINEISDNFLTVGAMSANYNKELPAAFSNYGKKNVDIFAPGVEIYSTYPNSTYESISGTSMASPSTAGVAALIRSYYPQLSASQVKRIIMNSGTKINMEVNKPGTGPRYRKEVELIPFENLSVSGRVVNAYNALKLADRLVKTGK; encoded by the coding sequence ATGAGAGTATACAAACCAATTTTATCTTCAATCGTTTTAGTAAGTTTAGCAAGTTGTTCTTCAACGGCTAACATAAAAAAAATAGTAGTTCCAGCCGGAATCAATAATGAAGTTTCTATCACTGCAAAAAAAGCAGCATTAACCAATACAGAAAAACAAAACTGGCAACATTTAGATTTAGCTACAGATTCTATTCCAGGAATGAGTGTTAATAAAGCATACGAATTCTTAAAAGGAAAGAAAGGTGTAGAGGTTATTGTAGGGGTTGTAGATAGTGGAACAGATTTAAATCATGAAGATTTAAAAGATGTAGCTTGGACTAACAAAGATGAAATAGCTGGAAACGGTAAAGATGATGACAACAATGGATATGTAGATGACATTCATGGATGGAATTTTTTAGGTGATTCTTATACAGAACATTTAGAATATGAACGTATTTTAATGAAACCTTCTGTTGCAGATCCTGAAACTTTAGCTGAAGTTAAAGCTTACCAAGCAGAAAAAGTTAAAGATGCTAAAGAGTTAAAGTTTAATTATCAAAACTATTTATCAGGAATATTATTTGCTGATAAAGCTTTAAAAGATCACTTCAAAAAAGATGAGTATACTTTTGAAGAAGTTGAAGCGATAAAAAATCCTAGTGATGAATTAAAACAGGCAATTGGTGTTGCTATTGGCTTTGTTAAAGCGAATAAAATGACTATGTCTGGGATTCAAAAAGAATTAAAAAAAGAAATCAAAAAAGCAGAAAAAACAATTAATGGTGATAATCTTAAGAATGATTATCGTACAGTAGTTGGCGATGACCCTTACGATATTAATGATAAACCAGGTTATGGTAATGGAAATACAGGACATTCTGAAGAAGGAGAATCTCATGGTTCTCACGTTTCTGGTATTATCGCTGCCGCTAGAAATAATGGTAAAGGAATGAATGGTGTTGCTACTAATGTAAAAATTATGGCAGTTAGATCTGTTTCAGACGGAGATGAGTATGATAAAGATGTGGCTTTAGGTATTCGTTATGCGGTAGATAATGGAGCAAAAGTAATTAATACTAGTTTTGGTAAAGCATTTTCACCAAATAAAGAGTGGGTTTATGACGCGATTAAATATGCAGCAGATAAAGATGTTTTAATTGTAAATGCTGCAGGAAATGATGGGAAAAACATTGACGTTGAAAAAACATTTCCAAATGATTCACAAGATTTAATTAATGAAATATCTGATAACTTTCTTACTGTAGGAGCAATGAGTGCTAATTACAACAAAGAGTTACCAGCTGCTTTTTCAAATTATGGAAAAAAGAATGTTGATATTTTTGCACCAGGAGTAGAAATTTACTCAACATATCCAAATAGTACTTACGAGTCTATTAGTGGTACTTCTATGGCTTCACCATCTACAGCAGGAGTTGCAGCTTTAATTCGTTCATATTATCCGCAATTATCTGCTAGTCAGGTAAAGAGAATTATCATGAATTCTGGAACTAAAATTAATATGGAAGTAAACAAACCAGGAACAGGACCAAGATATCGTAAAGAAGTAGAATTAATTCCTTTCGAAAACTTATCAGTTTCAGGAAGAGTTGTAAATGCTTACAATGCGTTAAAACTTGCAGATAGACTAGTTAAAACAGGAAAATAA
- a CDS encoding M1 family metallopeptidase, with translation MKKILYSILCFGFIVCVTHAQNKTKNKHYWQQQADYTMDIDMDVKTYQYKGKQKLVYTNNSPDELNKVFYHLYFNAFQPNSQMDARLHTIEDPDGRMVEKIGTSEDVKTVSRIAKLKPNEVGFVKVNSLLQDGKKVSYEIVGTILEVTLHRPIKSGQKATFEMEFVTQVPLQIRRSGRNNKEGVALSMTQWYPKMAEYDFEGWHTPPYIAREFHGVWGNFDVTLHIDKNYVVGGTGDLLNPQEVGHGYEDKSKPLKLPKGKKLTWKFSGKDIHDFTWAADPEYQHDIYKMENGIDLHFLYKKTLESKYIENWKKLQPKTAELMKYFSENIGQYPYKQYSVIQGGDGGMEYAQCTLITGQRPWGSLLGVTAHELAHSWFQFLLATNEIKHPWVDEGFTTYISNKAMDKITGRGAVNPNSGSYRGYNFLVKSGMEKPLSTNADRYETNRAYGIGSYSKGSIFLSQLEYVIGSENVAKTLKQYFKDFSFRHPTPNDFKRVAEKVSGIHLDWYLNEWSQTTHFIDYGVKTVKGKEITLERIGAMPMPLDVEVEYTDGTKESFNIPLEMMRGNKPTSATLLKDWGWAYPTYTFEAAKLVKSIDINKDGFMADVNPLNNTFTLE, from the coding sequence ATGAAAAAAATTCTTTATTCTATTTTATGTTTTGGATTTATTGTATGCGTAACTCATGCACAAAATAAAACTAAGAATAAACATTACTGGCAGCAACAAGCTGATTATACTATGGATATTGATATGGACGTAAAAACCTATCAATATAAAGGAAAGCAAAAACTTGTATACACCAATAATTCACCAGACGAACTAAATAAGGTGTTTTATCATTTATACTTCAATGCTTTTCAGCCAAACTCACAAATGGATGCACGTTTGCATACTATTGAAGATCCAGATGGAAGAATGGTTGAAAAAATAGGAACTTCTGAAGATGTAAAAACCGTAAGTAGAATTGCAAAATTAAAACCAAATGAAGTTGGATTTGTAAAAGTGAATTCATTACTTCAAGATGGTAAAAAAGTTTCTTACGAAATTGTAGGTACAATTTTAGAAGTAACATTACATCGTCCTATTAAATCTGGTCAGAAGGCTACTTTTGAAATGGAATTTGTTACTCAAGTTCCTCTACAAATTCGTAGATCTGGAAGAAATAATAAAGAAGGAGTGGCTTTATCAATGACACAGTGGTACCCTAAAATGGCGGAATATGATTTTGAGGGTTGGCATACACCTCCTTATATCGCAAGAGAGTTTCACGGAGTTTGGGGAAATTTTGATGTTACATTACACATTGATAAAAATTATGTAGTTGGAGGAACAGGAGATCTATTAAACCCTCAAGAAGTTGGGCATGGTTATGAAGATAAAAGCAAACCATTAAAACTTCCAAAAGGAAAAAAATTAACTTGGAAGTTTTCAGGAAAAGATATTCATGATTTTACTTGGGCTGCTGATCCAGAGTACCAACATGATATTTATAAAATGGAAAATGGAATAGATTTACATTTCTTGTACAAGAAAACATTAGAGTCTAAATACATTGAAAATTGGAAAAAATTACAGCCAAAAACAGCTGAGTTAATGAAATATTTCAGTGAAAATATTGGTCAATATCCATACAAACAATATTCTGTAATCCAAGGAGGAGACGGAGGTATGGAATATGCACAATGTACGTTAATCACAGGACAAAGACCTTGGGGAAGTTTACTGGGTGTTACAGCACATGAGTTAGCGCATTCTTGGTTTCAATTTTTATTAGCTACAAACGAAATTAAACATCCTTGGGTAGATGAAGGTTTTACAACCTACATATCTAATAAAGCCATGGATAAAATTACAGGAAGAGGAGCTGTAAATCCAAATAGTGGTTCTTACAGAGGTTATAATTTCTTAGTAAAATCGGGTATGGAGAAACCTTTATCTACAAATGCTGACAGATATGAAACTAACAGAGCTTATGGTATCGGAAGTTATAGTAAAGGTAGTATTTTCTTAAGTCAATTAGAGTATGTAATTGGTTCAGAAAATGTGGCTAAAACATTAAAGCAATACTTTAAAGACTTTTCATTCAGGCATCCAACACCAAACGATTTTAAACGTGTAGCAGAAAAAGTTTCCGGAATTCATTTAGATTGGTATTTAAATGAATGGAGTCAAACCACTCACTTTATTGATTATGGAGTTAAAACTGTAAAAGGTAAAGAGATCACTTTAGAAAGAATTGGAGCAATGCCAATGCCTTTAGATGTAGAAGTTGAATATACAGATGGAACAAAAGAATCTTTCAATATTCCATTAGAAATGATGAGAGGAAATAAGCCTACTTCTGCAACTTTATTAAAAGATTGGGGTTGGGCATATCCAACATATACTTTTGAGGCTGCTAAACTAGTAAAAAGTATAGATATAAACAAAGATGGTTTTATGGCAGATGTTAATCCGTTAAATAATACATTTACTCTAGAGTAG
- a CDS encoding glutamine--tRNA ligase/YqeY domain fusion protein yields the protein MSEEKKSLNFIEQIIEEDLTNGMKKENLRFRFPPEPNGYLHIGHTKAIGISFGLGEKYNAPVNLRFDDTNPAKEEQEYVDAIKKDVSWLGYQWENECYSSDYFQQLYDWAVQLIKDGKAYVDSQTSEEMAEQKGTPTEPGVASPYRDRTVEENLELFTKMKNGEFEEGEHVLRAKIDMASPNMLLRDPLMYRILKKSHHRTGNDWVIYPMYDWTHGESDYLEQISHSLCSLEFKPHRDLYNWFRDHVYEYSKNDFPLVPKQREFSRLNLSYTIMSKRKLLKLVEEGVVSGWDDPRMPTISGLRRRGYTPASIRNFIETVGVSKRENIIDVALLEFKIREDLNKNANRVMAVLNPVKLVITNYPEDKEEILIAENNPELDAGSREVPFSRELYIEREDFKEEANRKYFRLTLGKEVRLKNAYIIKGESCVKDDEGNITEIHCTYDPLSKSGSGTEESKRKVKGTLHWVSKKHAISAEVRVYDRLFSDEAPDSHKDKDFMEFLNPDSLKVINAFVEPSLVNSKVGERFQFQRLGYFNVDDDSTKERLVFNKTVGLRDTWAKVNK from the coding sequence ATGTCAGAAGAAAAAAAATCACTCAATTTTATTGAACAAATCATAGAAGAGGATTTAACTAATGGAATGAAAAAAGAAAACTTACGTTTTCGATTTCCACCAGAACCTAACGGATATCTTCATATTGGGCATACAAAAGCTATAGGAATAAGTTTTGGTTTAGGAGAAAAATATAATGCTCCTGTAAATTTACGTTTCGACGATACCAATCCAGCTAAAGAAGAGCAAGAGTATGTAGATGCAATTAAGAAAGATGTTTCTTGGTTAGGATATCAATGGGAAAATGAATGTTATTCTTCAGATTATTTTCAACAATTATACGATTGGGCAGTTCAGTTAATTAAAGACGGAAAAGCTTATGTAGATAGTCAAACTTCTGAAGAAATGGCTGAGCAAAAAGGAACACCAACAGAACCTGGTGTAGCTAGTCCGTATAGAGATAGAACTGTAGAAGAGAACTTAGAGCTTTTCACTAAGATGAAAAATGGTGAGTTCGAAGAAGGTGAACATGTACTTCGTGCAAAAATAGATATGGCGTCTCCTAATATGTTATTAAGAGATCCATTGATGTATAGAATTTTAAAGAAATCTCACCACAGAACTGGAAACGATTGGGTGATTTATCCTATGTACGACTGGACACACGGTGAAAGTGATTATTTAGAGCAAATTTCTCACTCTTTATGTTCTTTAGAATTCAAGCCACATCGTGATTTATACAACTGGTTTAGAGATCATGTTTATGAGTACAGTAAAAACGATTTTCCTTTAGTTCCAAAACAACGAGAGTTTTCTAGATTAAACTTAAGTTATACGATTATGAGTAAGCGTAAATTACTTAAGCTAGTTGAAGAAGGAGTTGTTTCTGGTTGGGATGATCCAAGAATGCCAACAATTTCAGGTTTACGTAGAAGAGGTTATACTCCAGCTTCAATCAGAAACTTTATTGAAACAGTTGGGGTTTCAAAAAGAGAAAATATAATCGATGTTGCATTATTAGAATTCAAAATCAGAGAGGATTTAAATAAAAATGCAAATAGAGTTATGGCGGTTCTAAATCCAGTGAAATTGGTCATTACTAATTATCCAGAAGATAAAGAAGAAATTCTAATTGCAGAGAACAATCCAGAATTAGATGCGGGTTCTAGAGAAGTTCCTTTTTCTCGTGAATTATATATAGAAAGAGAGGATTTTAAAGAAGAAGCAAATAGAAAGTACTTTAGACTAACTTTAGGTAAAGAAGTTCGTTTAAAAAACGCCTATATCATAAAAGGAGAGAGCTGTGTGAAAGACGACGAAGGAAATATTACTGAAATACATTGTACATATGATCCTTTAAGTAAATCTGGAAGTGGTACTGAAGAAAGTAAACGTAAGGTAAAAGGAACATTACACTGGGTATCTAAAAAGCATGCAATTTCTGCGGAAGTTAGGGTATATGATAGATTATTTTCTGATGAAGCTCCAGATAGTCATAAAGACAAAGATTTTATGGAGTTTTTAAATCCTGATTCTTTAAAAGTGATTAATGCTTTTGTTGAACCAAGTTTAGTTAATTCTAAAGTTGGAGAAAGATTTCAATTTCAACGTTTAGGATATTTTAATGTTGATGATGATAGTACCAAAGAACGTTTAGTTTTCAATAAAACTGTAGGTTTAAGAGATACTTGGGCAAAGGTTAACAAGTAG
- a CDS encoding energy transducer TonB has protein sequence MKDLRWLLLCLLYAQIVTSQSNKTCEKQKTILIEDLNYINKCKVENKFDKNQSARRIVLGFNAQKRRFLRKRRKELAKTLNSITSKGISKEKNAELSVNVDISDSKEVFTFQNVDKLPVFENCTNSSDNLRCFNVSIGSFIQENFEYPEEAIEDEIVGKVTINFIINKEGKVEAIEATNENNEKNILTKYSKQLISKLSRVKPAVKNGKPVAVSYELYLDFSL, from the coding sequence ATGAAAGATTTACGTTGGTTACTTTTATGTTTGTTGTATGCGCAAATAGTAACATCTCAGTCGAATAAAACTTGTGAAAAGCAAAAAACGATTTTAATTGAAGATCTCAATTATATAAATAAATGTAAAGTAGAGAATAAGTTTGATAAAAATCAATCTGCTAGGCGAATAGTTTTAGGTTTTAATGCTCAAAAAAGACGTTTTTTAAGAAAACGAAGAAAAGAGTTAGCTAAAACACTCAATTCAATCACTTCCAAAGGAATTTCAAAAGAAAAAAATGCTGAATTATCAGTCAATGTTGATATTTCAGACTCAAAAGAAGTTTTCACTTTCCAAAATGTAGATAAATTACCAGTATTTGAAAACTGTACGAATTCAAGCGATAACTTAAGATGCTTTAACGTTTCTATAGGAAGTTTTATACAAGAAAACTTTGAATATCCAGAAGAAGCTATAGAAGATGAAATCGTGGGTAAAGTAACCATTAATTTTATCATCAATAAAGAAGGTAAAGTTGAGGCTATTGAAGCTACAAATGAAAACAATGAAAAGAATATTTTAACAAAGTATAGCAAACAATTGATATCTAAATTATCTAGAGTAAAGCCTGCGGTAAAAAATGGAAAACCAGTAGCCGTGTCTTATGAATTATATTTAGATTTTTCTCTATAA
- a CDS encoding Ig-like domain-containing protein, translating to MKHYNLILFLLSFSLIFTSCARKGRPDGGPKDEDAPILISAEPAYESLNFNDDNIRIYFDEYIVLKDLNKQLIISPPFKNEPLITPQGTPSKYINIKILDTLKENTTYTFNFGNSIQDNNENNPLENFKYIFSTGNFIDSLAIEGSVKDIKIQEAKKNYSVLLYKIDSTYNDSIVYKRKPDYVTRTYDSINYKFTNLAEGKYFLMAIDESVSDYKFNSRTDKIGFLKDTLYLPKDSIIKSPIVLFKEVQPYIFKRGKEVSKGKIQFGYTGNQKNMTVKLLSKVPEDFMFKTEFEKDKDTLNYWYFSEKKLDSLNFIISEDTSIDTATVFLRKKKLDSLSISPNIKSTLHIGDTLMLMTNNPIRNFDSSKFSLVNTGDTTEVAHTLKMTSNNKLSVLFKQKMKTPYKFTALPNAIEDIFKVKSKDTLTYTFSTRETEDYGSIILNVNKEVESPVIIELLKNNEVYKKQILKTSGKVEFNSLIPESYSIRAIIDKNNNGIWDTGNYLEKKLPERILYYPDELPELRANWISNLNFTIK from the coding sequence GTGAAGCATTATAATCTTATACTTTTTCTTTTAAGCTTTAGTTTAATCTTTACCAGTTGTGCAAGAAAAGGAAGGCCTGATGGCGGACCTAAAGATGAAGATGCACCGATATTAATTTCTGCAGAACCGGCGTACGAATCCTTGAATTTCAATGATGATAACATTCGTATTTATTTTGATGAGTACATCGTTTTAAAAGACTTAAATAAACAATTAATTATTTCTCCTCCTTTTAAAAATGAACCTTTAATAACTCCACAAGGAACACCTAGTAAGTATATAAACATTAAAATTTTAGATACTTTAAAAGAGAACACTACCTACACATTTAATTTTGGAAATTCAATTCAGGATAATAATGAAAATAATCCTCTTGAAAACTTTAAATATATCTTTTCGACAGGAAATTTTATTGACTCTTTAGCTATTGAAGGATCTGTAAAGGATATAAAAATACAAGAAGCCAAGAAAAATTACAGTGTTTTATTATATAAAATTGATTCTACTTACAACGATTCTATTGTTTACAAGAGAAAACCAGATTATGTTACAAGAACATATGATTCTATAAATTATAAATTTACCAATCTTGCTGAAGGCAAATATTTTTTAATGGCTATAGATGAATCTGTTTCTGATTATAAATTTAACTCCAGAACAGACAAAATAGGTTTTTTAAAGGACACATTATACCTACCTAAAGACAGCATAATAAAATCACCTATTGTACTTTTTAAAGAAGTTCAACCATATATTTTTAAACGAGGAAAGGAAGTAAGCAAAGGAAAGATTCAGTTTGGATACACTGGTAATCAAAAAAACATGACTGTAAAGCTATTATCAAAAGTTCCTGAAGATTTTATGTTCAAAACTGAATTTGAAAAAGATAAAGACACTCTAAATTATTGGTATTTCTCTGAAAAAAAGCTAGATTCTTTAAATTTTATAATTTCAGAAGATACATCGATAGATACAGCCACCGTTTTCTTAAGAAAAAAGAAATTAGATTCTCTTTCCATTTCGCCTAATATCAAAAGTACTTTACACATAGGAGATACCCTCATGTTAATGACTAATAATCCTATTCGAAATTTTGACAGTTCAAAATTTTCATTGGTGAATACTGGCGATACTACTGAAGTTGCTCATACATTAAAAATGACTTCAAACAACAAATTGAGTGTTCTTTTTAAGCAAAAGATGAAGACACCGTACAAATTTACAGCACTTCCTAATGCCATAGAGGATATATTTAAAGTAAAATCTAAAGATACTCTTACTTATACATTTTCTACTCGAGAAACTGAAGATTACGGAAGTATCATTTTAAATGTAAATAAAGAAGTAGAGTCTCCGGTTATTATTGAATTGCTAAAAAACAATGAAGTTTACAAAAAACAGATTTTAAAAACTTCAGGCAAAGTAGAATTCAATTCTTTAATACCTGAATCATATAGTATTAGAGCCATCATTGATAAAAACAACAATGGTATTTGGGATACTGGAAATTATTTAGAAAAAAAATTACCAGAACGTATTCTATATTATCCTGACGAACTTCCTGAATTAAGAGCAAATTGGATTTCTAACTTAAACTTTACTATAAAATAA
- a CDS encoding ComF family protein, which yields MRFLKDLLDIFYPNLCINCENHLFSNEIILCSNCKNDLPIVDDNDIFTTNILKSLEVKKFSSLLYYERNTSTQRLIHHLKYKKREDVGVFLGEWFSHKIRKHNLFKNIDYVIPVPLHKKKFKKRGYNQVSAFAKCIAKQLNVSYDESLLVRVSDNSTQTKKSRYDRYNESSTKFTLLDTRFYEDKHILLVDDVITTGATLESCVKALLKTKNISISIATMAYTLKV from the coding sequence ATGCGCTTTTTAAAGGATTTATTGGATATTTTTTATCCTAATTTATGTATAAATTGTGAAAACCATCTGTTTTCAAATGAAATTATCTTATGTAGTAACTGTAAAAACGACTTACCTATTGTTGATGATAATGACATTTTTACAACCAATATTCTTAAAAGTTTAGAGGTCAAAAAATTCTCTTCTTTGCTTTATTATGAAAGGAATACGAGTACACAAAGATTAATACATCATCTTAAATATAAAAAAAGAGAAGATGTTGGTGTTTTTTTAGGAGAATGGTTTTCACATAAAATAAGAAAACACAATTTATTTAAAAATATTGACTATGTGATTCCTGTTCCATTGCATAAAAAAAAGTTTAAAAAAAGAGGATATAATCAAGTCTCTGCTTTTGCAAAATGTATTGCTAAACAATTGAATGTATCTTATGATGAAAGTCTACTAGTAAGAGTTTCTGACAATTCGACTCAAACAAAAAAATCAAGATACGACCGCTACAATGAGAGTTCTACTAAGTTCACTTTACTAGATACTCGTTTTTACGAAGACAAACACATTCTCCTTGTTGATGACGTTATTACCACTGGAGCTACTTTAGAATCGTGTGTTAAGGCTTTATTAAAAACAAAAAACATTTCTATTAGCATCGCTACTATGGCATATACATTAAAAGTCTAA
- a CDS encoding class I SAM-dependent methyltransferase codes for MGKKLNFFKEAVLTAKTSGTITPSSRFLAEKMLKGINFNNINLIVELGSGNGVITKHILDKLQPNNHLICFEINEMFYQELLKIEHPQLTVLNTSAEFLIAEIQKQGFKNVDSIISSLPLSIIPKEISQNILNESYKSLNSNGTYVQFQYTLDYYKKLKKLFGKENVRLKFEALNIPPAFIYKCTKK; via the coding sequence TTGGGAAAGAAACTTAATTTCTTTAAAGAAGCTGTTTTAACTGCAAAAACATCAGGAACTATAACGCCGAGTTCTAGATTTCTTGCTGAAAAAATGCTTAAAGGAATAAATTTTAATAATATAAATTTAATAGTTGAGCTAGGATCTGGAAACGGAGTTATTACAAAACATATTTTAGATAAACTTCAACCCAATAATCATTTAATATGTTTCGAGATTAATGAAATGTTTTATCAGGAATTATTAAAAATAGAACATCCACAATTGACAGTTTTAAATACGTCTGCAGAATTTTTAATAGCTGAAATTCAAAAGCAGGGTTTTAAAAATGTGGATAGTATTATTTCTAGTTTGCCATTATCTATTATACCAAAAGAAATTTCGCAGAATATATTAAACGAATCGTATAAGTCGCTAAATTCTAATGGTACTTATGTGCAGTTTCAATATACATTAGACTACTACAAAAAATTAAAAAAATTATTTGGTAAAGAAAATGTGCGTCTAAAATTTGAAGCTTTAAATATTCCACCTGCATTTATTTACAAATGCACAAAGAAATAA
- the hflX gene encoding GTPase HflX, with translation MIETREAISEKVVLIGVITQHQDEDKANEYLDELEFLTHTAGGVPVKRFLQKLDKPNPKTFLGSGKLDDVKAFIESNGVGTAVFDDELSPAQLRNIEKVLDCKILDRTNLILDIFASRAQTSSAKTQVELAQYEYLLPRLTRMWTHLDKQKGGIGMRGPGETEIETDRRIIRDKITLLKKKLQTIDKQMAVQRKNRGRMVRVALVGYTNVGKSTLMNVISKSDVFAENKLFATLDTTVRKVVVKNVPFLLTDTVGFIRKLPTQLVESFKSTLDEVREADLLIHVVDISHPNFEEHIASVNKILDEIDSANKPTIMVFNKIDAYTHETIDEDDLVTIKGKEHYTIEDWKRTWMNDLEKKACFISATEKENIENFKNVVYDEVVAIHSKIFPYNNFLY, from the coding sequence ATGATAGAAACGAGAGAAGCAATATCTGAGAAAGTTGTTTTAATAGGAGTAATAACTCAGCATCAAGATGAAGACAAAGCAAATGAATATCTTGATGAATTAGAGTTTTTAACTCACACTGCAGGAGGTGTTCCTGTAAAACGTTTTTTACAAAAATTAGACAAACCTAACCCTAAAACTTTTTTAGGATCTGGTAAACTAGATGATGTAAAAGCATTCATTGAATCGAACGGAGTTGGTACTGCTGTTTTTGATGACGAATTATCGCCTGCACAATTAAGAAATATAGAAAAGGTTCTAGATTGTAAAATCTTAGATAGAACAAACCTTATTCTCGATATTTTCGCAAGTCGAGCACAAACTAGTTCTGCAAAAACTCAAGTAGAATTAGCACAATATGAATATTTACTGCCAAGGTTAACGCGAATGTGGACTCACCTCGATAAACAAAAAGGAGGTATAGGTATGAGAGGACCTGGGGAAACAGAAATAGAAACAGACCGTCGTATTATTAGAGATAAAATTACGTTGCTAAAGAAAAAGCTACAAACTATAGATAAACAAATGGCTGTTCAGAGAAAGAACAGAGGTAGAATGGTTCGTGTTGCTTTAGTTGGATATACGAATGTTGGTAAATCCACATTAATGAACGTAATAAGTAAAAGTGATGTTTTTGCAGAAAATAAACTTTTTGCGACTTTAGATACAACTGTTAGAAAAGTAGTGGTTAAAAACGTTCCTTTTTTACTTACAGATACTGTTGGTTTTATTAGAAAGTTACCAACACAATTAGTAGAATCGTTTAAATCTACTTTAGATGAAGTAAGAGAAGCAGACTTATTAATTCATGTTGTTGATATTTCTCATCCAAATTTTGAGGAGCATATTGCTTCAGTAAATAAGATTTTAGATGAAATTGATAGCGCAAATAAGCCAACAATAATGGTTTTCAATAAGATTGATGCTTATACACATGAAACAATTGATGAAGACGATTTAGTTACCATTAAAGGAAAGGAGCATTATACTATCGAAGATTGGAAAAGAACTTGGATGAATGATTTAGAGAAGAAAGCTTGTTTTATATCCGCCACGGAAAAAGAAAATATAGAGAATTTCAAAAATGTGGTTTATGATGAAGTTGTAGCCATTCACTCAAAAATATTCCCATATAACAATTTCTTGTATTAA
- a CDS encoding energy transducer TonB, with amino-acid sequence MRKYIYIAFFMFSLSALSQGSNETCDTPESPIEDLNSITKCTVKPSKKGKDKKSRQISVRVSAPKRRFLKKRKKQAATEANSLNSTGVSAVNHSSDITKTLKLKTNLAALTNTLSKEEIRSAQKFSSVDNIPAFPDCSGEYGGDQLDCFNNEMIGHIQEHFSYPNQAMIDKLQGEVWVRFIIDKDGNVTNIKALGPKGGKILKDEAIRVVSNLPKFKPATKAGKPISVKYGFPINFSLEDN; translated from the coding sequence ATGAGAAAATACATATATATAGCATTTTTCATGTTTTCTTTAAGTGCCTTATCCCAAGGTAGTAATGAAACATGTGATACACCAGAGAGTCCTATAGAAGATTTAAATAGTATAACAAAATGTACAGTTAAACCTTCGAAAAAAGGAAAAGACAAAAAGTCTAGACAAATCTCTGTTCGTGTATCTGCCCCAAAAAGAAGATTTTTAAAGAAAAGAAAGAAACAAGCAGCAACAGAAGCAAATAGCTTAAACAGTACTGGTGTTTCTGCGGTAAATCATTCTTCAGATATTACCAAAACACTAAAGCTAAAAACAAATTTAGCAGCCTTAACAAATACTTTATCTAAAGAAGAGATTCGTAGTGCTCAAAAGTTTAGTAGTGTAGACAATATTCCTGCTTTCCCAGATTGTTCTGGAGAATATGGCGGAGATCAATTAGATTGTTTCAACAATGAAATGATTGGTCATATACAAGAGCACTTTAGTTATCCTAATCAAGCAATGATTGATAAACTACAAGGAGAAGTTTGGGTGCGTTTCATTATAGATAAAGATGGTAACGTTACCAATATTAAAGCTTTAGGTCCAAAAGGAGGTAAAATTCTTAAAGACGAAGCTATTAGAGTAGTTTCTAACTTACCTAAATTTAAACCAGCAACAAAAGCAGGAAAGCCAATATCTGTAAAATATGGTTTTCCAATCAACTTTTCTTTAGAAGATAACTAA